In one window of Thermodesulfobacteriota bacterium DNA:
- a CDS encoding thiazole synthase, with the protein MDVLKIGNYEFKSRLMVGTGKYPSNEVMVKALEASGAEVITVAVRRVNLERGSDSLLDHIDPKYTLLPNTAACYTADEAVRTARLAREALETDLVKLEVIGDEKTLFPDNEALLEAARVLVKDGFTVLPYTNDDPIMARKLEDIGCAAVMPLAAPIGSGLGIRNPYNIRIILETVKVPVIVDAGVGTASDAAIAMELGCDGLLMNTGIAGAKDPVSMARAMNLAVEAGRLAYRSGRIARKLYATASSPLSGVIE; encoded by the coding sequence ATGGACGTATTGAAGATAGGCAATTACGAATTCAAGTCCCGCCTGATGGTCGGCACGGGCAAATACCCCTCGAACGAGGTCATGGTAAAGGCGCTCGAGGCCTCTGGCGCGGAGGTCATAACCGTGGCCGTGCGGCGCGTGAACCTCGAGCGCGGGAGCGATTCTCTCCTCGACCACATAGACCCGAAATATACGCTCCTTCCCAATACCGCCGCCTGCTACACGGCTGACGAGGCCGTAAGGACGGCGCGGCTTGCGAGGGAAGCGCTTGAGACAGACCTCGTGAAGCTTGAGGTCATAGGCGATGAAAAGACCCTTTTTCCCGATAACGAGGCGCTACTTGAGGCTGCACGGGTGCTCGTAAAGGATGGCTTTACTGTGCTCCCATACACGAACGACGACCCCATCATGGCAAGGAAGCTCGAAGACATAGGTTGCGCGGCTGTCATGCCCCTTGCCGCGCCCATAGGCTCCGGCTTAGGCATTCGGAACCCGTACAATATTAGGATAATCCTCGAGACCGTTAAGGTGCCCGTCATAGTTGACGCTGGCGTGGGCACGGCCTCAGACGCCGCGATAGCAATGGAGCTCGGCTGCGACGGCCTCTTGATGAATACCGGCATAGCCGGGGCAAAGGACCCTGTATCTATGGCAAGGGCCATGAACCTGGCGGTCGAGGCCGGAAGGCTCGCTTACCGCTCCGGCAGGATAGCCAGGAAGCTCTACGCCACGGCATCGAGCCCGCTCTCGGGCGTAATAGAGTAG
- a CDS encoding glycosyltransferase family 2 protein, which yields MTERLRQRTLPAPMVPDKKILVIIPAFNEEASIGGVISLVRKHAPGADIVVVNDGSSDRTGAVAEGLGVTVLNHIYNLGIGATMQTGYKYALRRGYDIAVQVDGDGQHPADQIIDLVRPVAEGKAEMVVGSRFLGMGEYRPSIARSAGMVFFSRLVSAIIRERMTDTTSGFRAAGRSCIEFFSSRYPDDYPEVEALVLLHKKGFRVMEVPVEMAKRAGGRSSITPMKSVYYMAKVLLAILVDLIKRA from the coding sequence ATGACAGAACGCCTCCGTCAACGGACCCTGCCCGCGCCAATGGTGCCTGATAAGAAAATACTCGTAATAATCCCGGCCTTTAACGAGGAGGCTTCCATTGGCGGCGTAATCTCCCTTGTCCGGAAGCACGCCCCCGGGGCCGACATAGTGGTAGTCAATGACGGCTCCAGCGACCGCACTGGCGCGGTCGCGGAAGGGCTCGGCGTTACCGTCCTCAATCACATATACAACCTGGGCATCGGCGCCACAATGCAGACCGGGTACAAGTACGCCCTCCGCCGCGGGTACGACATCGCGGTGCAGGTTGACGGCGACGGCCAGCACCCGGCCGACCAGATAATCGACCTTGTCAGGCCGGTGGCCGAGGGAAAGGCGGAAATGGTCGTGGGCTCGAGGTTCCTCGGCATGGGCGAATACAGGCCGTCCATTGCCCGGAGCGCAGGCATGGTATTTTTCTCCAGGCTCGTCTCGGCCATAATCAGGGAGCGCATGACCGATACCACCTCAGGGTTCAGGGCGGCAGGCAGGAGCTGCATCGAGTTCTTCAGCTCCCGGTACCCCGACGATTACCCGGAGGTGGAGGCGCTGGTGCTCCTCCATAAAAAAGGCTTCCGGGTAATGGAGGTCCCGGTTGAAATGGCCAAGAGGGCCGGCGGGCGCTCCTCGATAACCCCCATGAAGTCCGTCTATTACATGGCCAAGGTCCTCCTGGCCATCCTGGTGGACCTCATTAAGAGGGCTTAG
- a CDS encoding DUF2304 domain-containing protein produces MTMYLVQIVAILGSVLLFGIVIDFIRRGLLKEKYSVLWLAAAIIILALSLKKELLDTFAEKIGVAYPPSLLFLVAFLFVLLINLHFSVVISIFHEKNKVLSQELTLIKNALKESGIDLSGKGKGKGAGLPDD; encoded by the coding sequence ATGACCATGTACCTTGTCCAGATAGTCGCGATACTCGGGTCGGTGCTGCTCTTCGGCATAGTGATAGATTTCATCAGGCGGGGGCTTCTCAAGGAGAAATACTCGGTGCTTTGGCTTGCCGCGGCGATAATAATACTGGCCCTCTCCCTAAAAAAAGAGCTCCTTGACACCTTCGCCGAAAAAATCGGGGTCGCTTATCCCCCTTCGCTCCTCTTCCTCGTGGCCTTTCTCTTCGTGCTCCTCATTAACCTCCACTTCTCGGTCGTAATCTCGATATTCCACGAGAAGAACAAGGTCTTGAGCCAGGAGCTTACGCTCATCAAGAACGCCCTGAAGGAGTCCGGCATAGACCTCTCAGGCAAGGGGAAGGGCAAGGGAGCGGGGCTCCCTGATGATTAG
- the fsa gene encoding fructose-6-phosphate aldolase: MKFFIDTANLEEIRTADEWGLIDGVTTNPTLVAKEKCDFRERILEICSIIDGPVSAEAVSLDAAGIISEARELAKIHRNVVVKVPMTLEGLKAVKAVSKDGIKTNVTLVFSPVQALMAAKAGATYVSPFIGRLDDISHVGMDLIAQILEIYSNYGFTTEVIAASIRHPVHVLDSAVMGAHVATIPFKVLEQLSRHPLTDSGIEKFLKDWEKVPK, from the coding sequence ATGAAGTTCTTTATAGATACTGCCAATTTGGAGGAAATACGGACAGCGGACGAGTGGGGCCTCATAGACGGGGTTACGACCAACCCAACGCTTGTCGCAAAGGAAAAATGCGACTTCAGGGAACGGATACTGGAGATCTGCTCGATAATCGACGGCCCGGTAAGCGCCGAGGCCGTATCCCTTGACGCAGCCGGGATCATCTCCGAGGCCAGGGAGCTTGCGAAGATACACAGGAACGTGGTCGTCAAGGTGCCTATGACCCTCGAAGGGCTCAAGGCCGTGAAGGCCGTAAGCAAGGACGGCATCAAGACCAACGTGACGCTCGTATTCTCGCCTGTGCAGGCCCTTATGGCCGCAAAGGCCGGCGCCACATACGTGAGCCCTTTCATAGGGAGACTCGATGACATCTCGCATGTGGGCATGGACCTTATCGCCCAGATACTCGAAATATACTCGAATTACGGGTTCACCACAGAGGTCATAGCCGCGAGCATCAGGCACCCTGTGCACGTCCTCGATAGCGCGGTCATGGGCGCCCATGTGGCTACCATCCCGTTCAAGGTGCTTGAGCAGCTCTCAAGGCACCCGCTCACCGACTCAGGCATTGAGAAGTTCCTGAAGGACTGGGAAAAGGTCCCGAAGTAG
- the hydG gene encoding [FeFe] hydrogenase H-cluster radical SAM maturase HydG, translating into MFIDHENIERLASLPEPNEADALLALKAASMAKGLSLEEAAMLLAVREPSLIDLLIKTAAEVKEKVFGKRIVLFAPLYLSNHCTNGCKYCGFRSGGSEIARKALSVEEAVTEAKALESMGFKRVLLVTGEDPRWGLDYIVSCVRAIYGRTGIRIVHVNAPPMDTDSLRELKASGAGVYQSFQETYHRPTYEEMHPFGRKKDYSFRLGVMDRAMEAGFGDVGIGPLLGLYDYRFDALSAIAHSLHLYDKFGAHAHTISIPRLRPAEDGLKDVPMGVTDQELKKIVAVFRLSVPSAGIVASTREPASLRAELIHAGATQLSAASRTSPGGYAGKEASLEQFSTTDHRGLAEVMKSVVDEGLLPSLCTACYRAGRTGGDFTGRTVAGEMEKFCQANAVLTLKEYLLDFCSNGTRDSVERAIDQGLAGVKDQGIKKALAEKMEALEKGKRDQYF; encoded by the coding sequence ATGTTCATCGACCATGAAAATATAGAGCGCCTGGCGTCCCTGCCTGAACCGAATGAGGCCGATGCCCTCCTGGCGCTCAAGGCCGCCTCAATGGCAAAGGGGCTTTCGCTTGAAGAGGCGGCCATGCTCCTTGCCGTAAGGGAGCCGAGCCTGATCGATCTCCTGATAAAGACCGCGGCAGAGGTAAAAGAGAAGGTATTCGGGAAGCGCATCGTCCTCTTCGCGCCTCTTTACCTTTCAAACCATTGCACGAACGGCTGCAAATATTGCGGGTTCAGGAGCGGCGGAAGCGAAATAGCGCGCAAGGCCCTTTCCGTTGAAGAGGCCGTGACAGAGGCAAAGGCTCTTGAGTCAATGGGCTTCAAGCGAGTCCTCCTTGTGACGGGCGAGGACCCGAGGTGGGGCCTCGACTACATCGTCTCGTGCGTAAGGGCCATATACGGGAGGACGGGCATCCGCATAGTGCACGTGAACGCCCCCCCGATGGATACGGACTCGCTCAGGGAGCTCAAGGCCTCGGGAGCCGGGGTCTACCAGTCCTTCCAGGAGACTTACCACCGGCCCACCTATGAGGAGATGCACCCCTTCGGGAGGAAAAAGGACTACTCCTTCAGGCTCGGGGTAATGGACAGGGCAATGGAGGCGGGCTTCGGCGACGTGGGCATAGGCCCGCTCCTGGGACTTTACGACTACAGGTTCGACGCGCTCTCTGCCATCGCCCATTCCCTCCACCTCTATGATAAATTCGGCGCGCACGCCCATACGATATCCATACCGCGGCTCAGGCCAGCGGAGGACGGCTTGAAGGATGTGCCGATGGGCGTCACGGACCAGGAGCTTAAAAAGATCGTGGCGGTTTTCCGCCTGAGCGTGCCGTCCGCCGGCATAGTAGCCTCGACGAGGGAGCCTGCAAGTCTAAGGGCAGAGCTCATACATGCCGGCGCGACACAACTCAGCGCCGCATCCCGGACCAGCCCCGGCGGCTACGCCGGCAAGGAGGCGAGCCTCGAGCAGTTCTCGACCACGGACCACAGGGGCCTTGCCGAGGTGATGAAGTCGGTAGTCGACGAAGGCCTTCTCCCGAGCCTCTGCACCGCATGCTACAGGGCCGGGAGGACCGGAGGGGACTTTACCGGGAGGACCGTCGCGGGCGAGATGGAGAAGTTCTGCCAGGCGAACGCCGTCCTGACCCTGAAGGAGTACCTCCTGGACTTTTGCAGTAACGGCACAAGGGACTCCGTCGAACGGGCCATTGACCAGGGTCTCGCCGGGGTAAAGGACCAGGGCATAAAAAAGGCGCTCGCAGAGAAGATGGAAGCCCTTGAAAAGGGGAAAAGGGACCAGTATTTCTGA
- the rnr gene encoding ribonuclease R, which yields MRNNKREDPRNIVLRFMEEASPGPLTLRELVHAFGVPRAERDGFKRVVKSLVSEGLLIKTRGGRFGLPSRMNLVTGELICHPDGFGFVVPEERREEGDIFIGSRKLSGAMHGDTVVARVEGSKRGGKREGSIIRITSRAHKTIVGRFELARGFGVVIPSDERITNQIIVPLKEAADAPHGRIVSAEITRWPAREMAATAKIIEVLGDPDDPDVEADVILRKYGLSNRFPAAVMHEVKSVPKEVSPKEMRGRTDLRERKVFTIDGETARDFDDAVSIEKTPRGYRLWVSIADVSHYVTEGSGIDKEGYARSTSVYFPDRAIPMLPEALSNGICSLNPRVDRLTMTAELEFDEAGVPKGKKFYESVIRSVERMTYTDVKKLILDEDPALSARYAHIVPDLKLMAVLAEKLRERRAEKGSIDFDLPEPQIIIDIEGRVEDIVKSERNIAHRLIEEFMLAANRAVAEEFSRLALPFLYRVHEEPGEDSIADFKEFLSAFGIRFSPEGPKSFQAVLEKVEGRPEEKLVNHVLLRSMKQAVYSEENAGHFGLAFDDYTHFTSPIRRYPDLIVHRLLKLLLKKKYGAETRERMEAYLPSAAGHTSARERKAMEAEREIADLKKCQFMKDKVGEVYGGLVSGVTSFGFFVELKDWFVEGLVHVSMLTDDYYIHDEKRHALVGERTKRAFRLGDEVVVKVASVDLERRRIELVLDEERPQRAGRKGRR from the coding sequence ATGAGGAATAACAAAAGGGAAGACCCGCGCAATATCGTGCTCCGGTTCATGGAGGAGGCCTCTCCCGGCCCCCTGACCCTGAGGGAGCTTGTCCATGCCTTCGGGGTCCCGAGGGCCGAGAGGGACGGGTTCAAGCGAGTTGTAAAGTCGCTCGTCTCCGAAGGCCTTCTTATAAAAACCAGGGGCGGAAGGTTCGGCCTGCCGTCGAGGATGAACCTCGTGACCGGCGAACTTATATGCCATCCGGACGGCTTCGGGTTCGTGGTCCCGGAGGAAAGGCGCGAAGAGGGGGATATCTTTATCGGGAGCCGCAAGCTCTCAGGCGCCATGCACGGAGATACAGTCGTCGCGAGGGTCGAAGGCAGCAAGCGCGGAGGCAAGCGAGAAGGCTCGATAATAAGGATAACCTCAAGGGCGCATAAGACCATAGTCGGAAGGTTTGAGCTCGCAAGGGGCTTCGGCGTGGTAATCCCGTCGGATGAGCGGATAACCAACCAGATAATAGTCCCTCTCAAGGAGGCAGCGGACGCGCCACACGGAAGGATTGTCTCAGCCGAGATAACCCGCTGGCCCGCGAGGGAGATGGCCGCGACGGCAAAAATTATCGAGGTGCTCGGCGACCCTGACGACCCGGACGTGGAAGCGGACGTGATACTCCGAAAATACGGGCTCTCGAACAGGTTCCCGGCCGCGGTCATGCACGAGGTCAAATCCGTACCGAAAGAGGTCTCCCCTAAGGAGATGCGGGGCAGGACGGACCTCCGCGAAAGGAAAGTCTTTACGATCGACGGCGAGACCGCCAGGGACTTTGACGACGCGGTCTCCATAGAAAAGACCCCCCGAGGCTACAGGCTCTGGGTCTCCATAGCGGACGTGAGCCATTACGTAACGGAGGGGTCCGGGATAGACAAGGAGGGATACGCAAGGAGCACGAGCGTATACTTCCCGGACAGGGCCATCCCCATGCTCCCCGAGGCCCTCTCGAACGGCATATGCAGCCTTAACCCGCGGGTCGACAGGCTGACCATGACTGCGGAGCTCGAGTTCGACGAAGCGGGTGTGCCCAAGGGGAAAAAGTTCTACGAGAGCGTCATCCGTAGCGTCGAGAGGATGACCTACACGGACGTTAAGAAGCTCATACTTGACGAAGACCCGGCGCTCTCTGCGAGGTACGCGCACATAGTCCCGGACCTCAAGCTAATGGCCGTGCTCGCGGAAAAGCTGCGGGAGAGGCGGGCCGAGAAGGGCTCCATAGACTTCGACCTCCCGGAGCCGCAGATAATCATCGATATCGAGGGCAGGGTCGAGGACATAGTCAAATCCGAGAGGAACATAGCGCACAGGCTCATAGAAGAGTTCATGCTCGCCGCGAACAGGGCGGTTGCCGAGGAGTTCTCCCGCCTGGCGCTCCCGTTCCTGTACCGCGTCCACGAGGAGCCGGGCGAGGACTCAATAGCGGACTTCAAAGAGTTCCTCTCGGCATTCGGCATACGCTTCAGCCCCGAGGGTCCCAAGTCCTTCCAGGCCGTGCTTGAGAAGGTAGAGGGGAGGCCCGAGGAAAAACTGGTGAACCATGTGCTCCTGCGCTCCATGAAGCAGGCGGTCTACTCCGAGGAGAACGCGGGCCACTTCGGGCTCGCCTTCGACGACTACACGCATTTCACCTCGCCCATAAGGAGGTACCCGGACCTCATCGTCCACAGGCTCTTGAAGCTACTCCTTAAAAAGAAATACGGGGCGGAGACCAGGGAGAGGATGGAGGCGTACCTGCCGTCAGCCGCGGGCCACACCTCGGCAAGGGAGAGGAAGGCGATGGAGGCCGAGAGGGAGATAGCTGACCTCAAGAAGTGCCAGTTCATGAAGGACAAGGTCGGCGAAGTATACGGGGGGCTAGTATCAGGGGTGACGAGCTTCGGCTTTTTCGTGGAGCTCAAGGACTGGTTCGTAGAAGGCCTCGTGCACGTCTCAATGCTCACGGACGACTATTACATCCATGACGAGAAGCGGCACGCCCTCGTGGGCGAAAGGACGAAAAGGGCCTTCAGGCTGGGCGACGAGGTAGTGGTCAAGGTCGCGTCGGTCGACCTTGAAAGGCGGCGGATTGAGCTCGTCCTTGACGAGGAGCGGCCCCAAAGGGCCGGGAGAAAGGGTCGCAGATGA
- the lgt gene encoding prolipoprotein diacylglyceryl transferase yields MHPVLFEFGPVEIRFYGLMYVIAILVGSRLIIREAERKGLGLNRDDIMNFIIWTVAGGIFGARLYYVAFNWGYYGANPLEIPAVWHGGLAIHGGLLGGLGAAWIYLRKKSVPFWRMADAVAPAIILGQAFGRFGNFMNGDAHGRPTDLPWGLVFPPGSPAGSEFPGIPLHPVMLYELFINLGIFSLLWFFLRKKGHKDGFIFASYIVLYSMGRFFVEHFRADSLMLDSLRAAQAVSVAAALAGIIIIFYKRLWEAPGKKRK; encoded by the coding sequence ATGCACCCGGTACTCTTTGAGTTCGGCCCGGTGGAGATACGGTTCTACGGGCTCATGTACGTCATCGCGATACTGGTCGGGAGCCGCCTCATAATACGGGAGGCGGAACGAAAGGGCCTGGGCCTAAACCGCGACGACATCATGAACTTCATAATCTGGACCGTCGCGGGCGGCATATTCGGGGCGCGGCTCTATTATGTCGCGTTCAACTGGGGCTACTACGGCGCGAACCCCCTTGAGATACCCGCCGTATGGCACGGCGGGCTCGCGATACACGGGGGCCTGCTGGGCGGCCTGGGAGCGGCATGGATTTATCTCAGGAAAAAGAGCGTCCCTTTCTGGCGCATGGCCGACGCGGTCGCCCCGGCCATAATACTCGGGCAGGCCTTCGGCAGGTTTGGGAACTTCATGAACGGGGACGCTCACGGCAGGCCCACGGACCTTCCCTGGGGGCTCGTCTTCCCGCCTGGTTCTCCCGCGGGCTCGGAGTTCCCGGGAATCCCGCTACACCCGGTCATGCTCTATGAGCTATTCATAAACCTGGGCATATTCTCGTTACTCTGGTTTTTTCTCCGGAAGAAGGGTCATAAGGACGGCTTCATATTCGCTTCGTATATCGTCCTTTATTCGATGGGGAGGTTTTTCGTCGAGCACTTCAGGGCCGACAGCCTGATGCTCGACTCGCTCCGCGCGGCCCAGGCGGTAAGCGTGGCCGCGGCCCTGGCCGGGATAATCATAATATTCTACAAGAGGCTCTGGGAGGCCCCGGGAAAAAAGAGAAAATAA
- a CDS encoding Dabb family protein, whose translation MVVHVVLFKLKDRSPGAIARAAEILRGLEGKVPVIRKMEVGVDVLRSERSYDIALTVRFENLHDLEAYQAHPEHVKVAEYIASVRESVAVVDYEE comes from the coding sequence GTGGTCGTCCATGTAGTGTTATTCAAGCTCAAGGACAGGTCGCCCGGCGCGATAGCCAGGGCGGCTGAAATCCTGAGAGGGCTCGAAGGCAAGGTCCCGGTCATAAGGAAGATGGAAGTAGGGGTGGACGTATTGAGGTCGGAACGCTCCTACGACATAGCCCTGACGGTAAGGTTCGAAAATCTCCATGACCTAGAAGCCTACCAGGCGCACCCCGAGCACGTAAAAGTGGCGGAGTACATCGCGTCTGTAAGGGAGTCGGTCGCGGTAGTGGATTATGAGGAATAA
- the thiS gene encoding sulfur carrier protein ThiS, with product MQIKVNGEKMEVCEGITIDSLLDLLAVKRQGIAIDLNREIVPKRLLSTTILKDGDVVEIVRMVGGG from the coding sequence ATGCAGATAAAGGTGAACGGGGAGAAAATGGAGGTCTGCGAGGGGATTACTATAGACTCCCTCCTCGATCTCCTCGCCGTAAAGAGGCAGGGCATCGCAATAGACCTGAACCGCGAGATAGTGCCGAAGAGGCTATTAAGCACGACTATCCTCAAGGACGGCGACGTTGTGGAAATAGTGAGGATGGTGGGCGGCGGATAG
- a CDS encoding bifunctional riboflavin kinase/FAD synthetase has protein sequence MPIHMQIYRDSKRLSKKIGNPVLTLGNFDGLHLGHQKILRKVMERAKKLGCPSVVYTFEPHPLKVIAPEKSPPLILDPAKKAELVESFGIDYMVVARFTKEFAAKHPVEFVMEELVPLGVKEVWVGHDFSFGKGKAGTVAYLEELGRELGFSVRVTPAYRKGGEVVSSSRIRRLVGEGRVGEAGRLLGRPFSIRGRVVRGMDLGKKIGFPTANLEARSELLPADGVYAAFAIIGGKRHKAVVNVGTAPTFGGKKRCVEAHILGFRGDIYGKDIEVEFVRRLRGEKAFASREALARRIMMDAERAERLLISR, from the coding sequence TTGCCTATCCATATGCAGATATACCGTGATTCGAAAAGACTGAGTAAAAAGATCGGGAACCCGGTCCTTACGCTCGGCAACTTCGACGGCCTCCACCTGGGGCACCAGAAGATTTTGAGAAAGGTAATGGAAAGGGCCAAAAAGCTCGGCTGCCCTTCGGTAGTCTATACCTTCGAGCCGCACCCGCTTAAAGTTATTGCCCCTGAGAAGAGCCCTCCTCTCATACTGGACCCGGCGAAAAAGGCCGAGCTCGTCGAGTCTTTCGGAATCGACTACATGGTCGTCGCGAGGTTCACGAAGGAGTTCGCCGCAAAGCACCCTGTGGAGTTCGTCATGGAGGAGCTTGTCCCGCTCGGAGTAAAAGAGGTCTGGGTGGGGCACGACTTCTCCTTCGGGAAAGGGAAGGCGGGAACGGTCGCATACCTTGAGGAGCTGGGCCGCGAGCTCGGCTTCAGCGTCCGTGTCACACCGGCATACCGGAAGGGCGGGGAAGTGGTCAGCAGCTCCCGCATAAGAAGGCTCGTTGGCGAGGGCAGGGTGGGCGAGGCGGGAAGGCTCCTCGGCAGGCCCTTTTCCATAAGGGGCAGGGTGGTGCGGGGCATGGACCTCGGCAAAAAAATAGGTTTCCCCACTGCCAACCTCGAGGCAAGAAGCGAGCTCCTGCCTGCCGACGGGGTTTACGCGGCCTTCGCCATCATCGGAGGAAAGAGGCATAAGGCCGTGGTCAACGTGGGGACCGCACCGACATTCGGCGGTAAAAAGCGTTGCGTCGAGGCCCATATACTTGGATTCCGGGGCGACATCTATGGTAAAGATATCGAGGTGGAGTTCGTAAGGAGACTCAGGGGCGAGAAGGCGTTCGCGTCAAGGGAGGCCCTTGCGCGCCGTATAATGATGGATGCGGAAAGGGCGGAAAGGTTGCTGATCTCAAGGTGA
- a CDS encoding AarF/ABC1/UbiB kinase family protein, producing the protein MSPLRVHMAYKSAKRLREIASVLVRHGFYPLMERLRLARLVSIPLRFAGKRRKDRLTEPVRARLAMEELGPTFIKFGQILSTRPDVVPHEYIIEFLRLQDSVSPLPFDEMRKVIEAEFGRPVEDVFSSIDEAPVAAASIAQVHRAITRDGGEVVVKVKRPGIEEVINTDIAILRYMARLALKYIPESRLYDPAGMVEEFSRVIRREMDFSLEASYMERFRENFSGDQRVKVPKVYWDLTGRGVLTMERVTGIKVDQVKRLKEEGIDTESIAHLIADIFFKQVFEFGLFHGDLHSGNIFVLSKDTIALVDFGIVGRIGPEMKQDLADILIGIATQDIESTVKVYQRMGILPEAIDKTAFEMEYHDIILQYFGRPLKHVKIGELLLDYIRLAARHEIRLPRELLLFDKCIIELEGLARVLYPDVNILEESEPYARRLFVERMSPKSIAESALSAASDYKDLAAEFPSQAGRLMKKVLDDRLRIEFLHKGLEDFMGEVDRSSNRLTFAVIIAALIIGSSLVIAAEAAPKLLGVPALGVLGFVIASVLGFWLAVQILRSGKF; encoded by the coding sequence ATGAGCCCTTTGAGGGTCCATATGGCCTATAAGAGCGCGAAGAGGCTCCGCGAGATCGCGAGCGTGCTCGTGCGCCACGGTTTCTATCCCCTCATGGAAAGACTCCGCCTTGCAAGGCTCGTATCCATACCCCTCAGGTTCGCCGGTAAAAGGAGGAAGGACCGGCTTACCGAGCCCGTGAGGGCCCGCCTCGCCATGGAAGAGCTCGGCCCCACCTTCATAAAGTTCGGGCAGATACTCTCTACGAGGCCCGACGTCGTCCCGCACGAATACATAATCGAATTCCTCAGGCTCCAGGACTCAGTAAGCCCGCTCCCCTTTGACGAGATGCGGAAGGTCATAGAGGCCGAGTTCGGCAGGCCCGTCGAGGATGTGTTCTCCTCGATAGACGAGGCCCCTGTCGCCGCCGCGTCCATAGCCCAGGTACACAGGGCAATCACCCGGGACGGCGGCGAGGTCGTAGTAAAGGTTAAGAGGCCCGGCATAGAGGAGGTCATAAACACCGACATAGCCATACTCAGGTACATGGCGCGCCTGGCCTTGAAGTACATACCGGAGAGCAGGCTTTATGACCCCGCAGGGATGGTCGAGGAGTTCTCGAGGGTAATAAGGAGGGAGATGGACTTCAGCCTCGAGGCCAGCTACATGGAGAGGTTCAGGGAGAACTTCTCCGGCGACCAGAGGGTGAAGGTGCCGAAGGTCTACTGGGACCTGACCGGCAGGGGCGTCCTCACGATGGAGCGCGTCACGGGCATAAAGGTCGACCAGGTAAAGAGGCTCAAGGAGGAGGGCATAGACACGGAGTCCATCGCCCACCTCATAGCGGACATATTCTTCAAGCAGGTCTTCGAGTTCGGCCTCTTCCACGGCGACCTGCATTCAGGGAACATATTCGTCCTCTCGAAGGACACCATAGCGCTCGTGGACTTCGGCATAGTCGGCAGGATCGGGCCGGAGATGAAACAGGACCTGGCGGACATCCTCATAGGGATAGCCACGCAGGATATCGAGTCCACCGTAAAGGTGTACCAGAGGATGGGCATACTGCCCGAGGCGATCGACAAGACCGCATTCGAGATGGAATACCATGATATAATCCTCCAGTACTTCGGAAGGCCGCTCAAGCACGTAAAGATAGGGGAGCTGCTGCTCGACTACATAAGGCTGGCCGCGCGCCACGAGATACGGCTTCCGAGGGAGCTCCTCCTTTTCGACAAGTGCATAATAGAGCTCGAAGGGCTCGCGCGGGTGCTTTATCCTGACGTGAACATCCTCGAAGAGAGCGAGCCTTACGCCAGGAGGCTCTTCGTGGAGAGGATGAGCCCGAAGTCGATCGCCGAGTCGGCGCTCTCGGCCGCGTCGGACTACAAGGACCTCGCGGCCGAGTTTCCCTCCCAGGCAGGCAGGCTTATGAAAAAGGTGCTGGACGATAGACTGAGGATAGAGTTCCTCCACAAGGGCCTCGAGGACTTCATGGGCGAGGTGGACAGGTCCTCTAACAGGCTCACCTTTGCGGTCATCATCGCGGCCCTCATAATAGGCTCCTCGCTCGTTATAGCGGCAGAGGCCGCGCCGAAGCTACTGGGAGTCCCGGCCCTGGGCGTCCTCGGGTTCGTAATAGCCTCGGTCCTGGGCTTCTGGCTGGCAGTACAGATACTGAGGTCGGGGAAGTTCTGA
- a CDS encoding response regulator: MKATAAVQEKKVLIAEDNPKTRLFLKNQLELLGYQVEAVSNGQAAVEMAAELDPILIILDVKMPQMDGIDAAKAITSKGPVPIILITGLSSDEMATKAIESGVFAYLVKPVTKKQLEPAIKLAMARYREFKSLKVEVDDLKDAIETRKLVERAKGILMKRCNISEEEAFKLLQSHSQKENKKMREIAEGIISVSKLM, encoded by the coding sequence ATGAAGGCTACGGCAGCTGTGCAGGAAAAAAAGGTCCTCATAGCCGAGGACAACCCAAAGACCAGGCTTTTTCTGAAGAACCAGCTTGAGCTTCTAGGTTACCAGGTCGAGGCGGTCTCAAACGGCCAGGCTGCGGTCGAGATGGCAGCCGAGCTGGACCCGATACTCATAATCCTCGACGTCAAGATGCCGCAGATGGACGGCATAGACGCGGCAAAGGCCATAACATCAAAAGGGCCTGTGCCGATTATCCTCATAACAGGCCTTTCCTCCGACGAGATGGCCACCAAGGCCATTGAGTCCGGCGTTTTTGCTTACCTCGTAAAACCGGTCACAAAAAAGCAGCTCGAGCCCGCCATAAAGCTCGCGATGGCAAGGTACAGGGAATTCAAGAGCCTCAAGGTGGAGGTCGATGACCTGAAGGACGCAATCGAGACCAGGAAGCTCGTCGAGCGCGCCAAGGGCATCCTCATGAAAAGGTGCAACATCTCCGAGGAAGAGGCCTTCAAGCTCCTCCAGTCCCATTCCCAGAAAGAGAACAAGAAGATGAGGGAGATAGCCGAGGGCATCATCTCCGTCAGCAAGCTCATGTAG